One genomic window of Actinoalloteichus hoggarensis includes the following:
- a CDS encoding glycine betaine ABC transporter substrate-binding protein → MSTTRRRVALLGATVLTSVSVLAGCGLSSGAALSLEVGPGSIQVNPAFEDAVFTVGSKDFTENWLLGYMTLFTLSAAGAEVRDLTNIQGSNSARDAQAAGQIDMMWEYTGTSWISYNGKVDPITDAVAQYDAVAELDRREHQLVWTAMSPVDNTYAFALNRENAERLGVETLSDLAALVNEDPSAATFCVETEFASRNDGMPGVEEAYGFSVPPENLNTLAIGPIYQATADGEVCTVGEIFSTDGRVLGLDLVVLEDDRLFFPRYNASVVVREEVIEEYPEVREVLDPVAEALNNDVMRELNAKVDVEGQDPDQVARDWLIEEGFVTAAE, encoded by the coding sequence ATGAGCACGACACGTCGCCGCGTCGCCCTGCTGGGGGCGACGGTGCTGACCTCGGTCTCGGTGCTCGCGGGCTGCGGGCTCAGCTCGGGGGCGGCGCTGTCCCTGGAAGTCGGGCCGGGCTCGATCCAGGTGAACCCGGCCTTCGAAGACGCGGTCTTCACCGTCGGATCGAAGGACTTCACCGAGAACTGGCTGCTCGGCTACATGACGTTGTTCACGCTGTCCGCGGCGGGTGCCGAGGTGCGAGACCTGACCAACATCCAGGGCTCCAACAGCGCGCGCGACGCCCAGGCAGCGGGCCAGATCGACATGATGTGGGAGTACACCGGCACGTCCTGGATCTCCTACAACGGCAAGGTCGACCCGATCACGGATGCCGTGGCGCAGTACGACGCGGTCGCCGAGCTGGACCGGCGGGAACATCAGCTGGTGTGGACGGCGATGTCCCCGGTGGACAACACCTACGCCTTCGCGTTGAACAGGGAGAACGCCGAACGCCTCGGAGTGGAGACGCTCTCCGACCTGGCGGCGCTCGTCAACGAGGACCCGTCGGCGGCCACGTTCTGCGTGGAGACCGAGTTCGCCAGCCGGAACGACGGGATGCCGGGTGTGGAGGAGGCCTACGGCTTCAGCGTCCCGCCGGAGAATCTCAACACCCTGGCCATCGGGCCGATCTACCAGGCCACCGCCGACGGCGAGGTCTGCACCGTCGGCGAGATCTTCAGCACCGACGGCCGGGTGCTTGGCCTGGACCTGGTGGTCTTGGAGGACGACCGGCTGTTCTTCCCCCGGTACAACGCCTCCGTCGTGGTCCGTGAGGAGGTCATCGAGGAGTACCCGGAGGTCAGGGAGGTGCTCGACCCGGTGGCCGAGGCGCTGAACAACGACGTGATGCGGGAGCTCAACGCGAAGGTCGACGTGGAGGGCCAGGACCCGGATCAGGTGGCCAGGGACTGGCTCATCGAGGAGGGCTTCGTCACAGCGGCCGAGTGA
- a CDS encoding ABC transporter ATP-binding protein — translation MSVSESSSTTGARAQTGSTGGDSVEIHLDEVTKRYGNQSSPAVDSVTMTIPAGETVVFVGPSGCGKTTTMKMINRLIEPTSGRITIGGRDALSLNPDELRRSIGYAIQQVGLFPHLTVGENIGVVPGLLGWDKARIKDRTEEMLDLVGLDASEFIGRFPRQLSGGQQQRIGVARALAADPPVLLMDEPFGAVDPITRGNLQDELMRLQAELGKTIVFVTHDFDEAVKLGDRIAVLGDQSRILQYDTPEAILANPADDTVAGFVGAGASLKQLTLLRVRDIELEEVPTASVEEAPEALSARLGTRPGAVGLVLDRRRRPIRWATRRELARAGSLATVGRPVADSVDRASTLQDALEAILTDDDGYAVVTRSRGEYAGVVGIDTLMATIRQLREQHEGDDGTAS, via the coding sequence GTGTCCGTGTCTGAATCGAGCAGTACGACCGGTGCGAGAGCGCAGACGGGCTCGACGGGCGGGGACAGTGTCGAGATCCACCTCGACGAGGTCACCAAGCGCTACGGCAACCAGTCGTCGCCCGCCGTCGACTCGGTGACGATGACCATCCCGGCAGGGGAGACGGTGGTCTTCGTCGGTCCGTCCGGCTGCGGCAAGACGACCACCATGAAGATGATCAACCGCCTGATCGAGCCGACGTCCGGCCGGATCACCATCGGCGGTCGGGACGCGCTCAGCCTGAACCCCGACGAACTGCGGCGCAGCATCGGATACGCCATCCAGCAGGTCGGGTTGTTCCCGCACCTGACGGTGGGGGAGAACATCGGCGTGGTGCCCGGCCTGCTCGGCTGGGACAAGGCGCGGATCAAGGACCGGACGGAGGAGATGCTCGACCTGGTCGGACTTGACGCGAGCGAGTTCATCGGCCGGTTCCCCCGGCAGCTCTCCGGCGGCCAGCAGCAGCGGATCGGGGTGGCCAGAGCTCTGGCCGCCGACCCACCCGTGTTGCTGATGGACGAGCCCTTCGGCGCGGTCGACCCGATCACCAGGGGCAACCTGCAGGACGAGTTGATGCGGCTCCAGGCGGAACTGGGCAAGACGATCGTCTTCGTCACCCACGACTTCGACGAGGCGGTCAAGCTCGGCGACCGGATCGCCGTGCTCGGCGATCAGTCTCGGATCCTGCAGTACGACACTCCGGAGGCGATCCTGGCCAATCCGGCGGACGACACGGTCGCAGGCTTCGTCGGCGCCGGTGCCTCGCTCAAGCAGCTCACGCTGCTGCGGGTGCGCGACATCGAGCTGGAGGAGGTGCCGACGGCGTCGGTGGAGGAGGCCCCGGAGGCGCTGTCGGCCCGGCTCGGCACCCGACCGGGCGCCGTCGGCCTGGTTCTGGACCGGCGGCGCAGGCCGATCCGCTGGGCCACCCGGCGCGAACTGGCCAGGGCCGGCTCGCTCGCCACGGTGGGGCGGCCGGTCGCCGACAGCGTCGACCGTGCCTCGACCCTCCAGGACGCACTGGAGGCGATCCTGACCGACGACGACGGTTACGCCGTGGTCACCCGGTCCCGAGGCGAGTACGCGGGCGTGGTCGGCATCGACACACTGATGGCCACCATCCGGCAGCTGCGCGAGCAGCACGAGGGCGACGACGGGACCGCGTCGTGA
- a CDS encoding ABC transporter permease — MTTSVAQGATPDMNSGSRRGDRLRLFIEPAIVLALIAGVLVWAFTRDLDDIEARNINFAVLTSLTWEHIQITAMVTLIVLLVAVPLGILVTRPWARLIAPVVLIIANIGQAAPAIGILVLFFLWTGQTGFWIVVLPTALYALLPVLRNTMIGIQQVDPSLLEAGRGVGMSNLTVLRRIELPLAVPFVLAGLRTSLVLAVGVATLAFFVGGGGLGELIDAGYKLGRPSVLVVGAALAMALALLVDWLGGLAERLLGPKGLR, encoded by the coding sequence GTGACCACCTCCGTCGCACAGGGTGCGACGCCGGACATGAACTCGGGTTCGCGGCGCGGCGACCGGCTACGACTGTTCATCGAGCCCGCGATCGTGCTGGCGTTGATCGCCGGGGTGTTGGTCTGGGCGTTCACCAGAGACCTGGACGACATCGAGGCACGCAACATCAACTTCGCGGTGTTGACGTCGCTGACCTGGGAGCACATCCAGATCACCGCCATGGTGACGTTGATCGTGCTCCTGGTGGCGGTGCCGTTGGGCATCCTGGTGACCAGGCCGTGGGCCCGGCTCATCGCACCGGTGGTGCTGATCATCGCCAACATCGGTCAGGCGGCGCCTGCGATCGGCATCCTGGTGTTGTTCTTCCTGTGGACCGGCCAGACGGGGTTCTGGATCGTGGTGCTGCCCACCGCGCTCTACGCCCTGCTTCCGGTGCTGCGCAACACCATGATCGGCATCCAGCAGGTGGACCCCAGTCTGTTGGAGGCGGGTCGGGGCGTCGGGATGTCGAACCTCACCGTCCTACGCCGCATCGAACTGCCCCTGGCCGTTCCGTTCGTCCTGGCGGGCCTGCGCACCTCGCTGGTGCTGGCCGTCGGCGTCGCGACGCTGGCGTTCTTCGTCGGCGGCGGCGGGCTGGGCGAGCTGATCGACGCCGGATACAAGCTCGGCAGGCCGTCGGTCCTGGTGGTGGGCGCGGCGCTGGCGATGGCCTTGGCACTGTTGGTGGACTGGCTCGGCGGGCTCGCCGAGCGGCTCCTCGGACCGAAGGGACTGCGATGA
- a CDS encoding ABC transporter permease, with product MSLWEYIGSRWEQLGVDAFQHASAVVQCTLIAAIIGVLIGIAVYRSPAGSSVATALTSAILTVPSFALFGLLIPVLGLGVPPTVTALVLYALLPIVRNTIVGLGAVDPSVVDAARGIGMSRWSVLTRVELRLAWPSVLTGMRVSTQMLMGILAIAAYAKGPGLGNQILTGLARVGSANAVNSAIAGTLGIIALALLLDALYIVIGRLTTSRGVRV from the coding sequence GTGAGTCTCTGGGAATACATCGGCTCGCGATGGGAACAGCTCGGCGTCGACGCCTTCCAACACGCCAGCGCCGTGGTGCAGTGCACGCTGATCGCGGCGATCATCGGCGTGCTGATCGGCATCGCCGTCTACCGCAGCCCGGCAGGCTCATCGGTGGCGACCGCGCTGACCAGCGCGATCCTGACGGTGCCGTCCTTCGCGCTGTTCGGCCTGCTCATTCCCGTGCTCGGTCTCGGTGTACCGCCGACGGTGACGGCGCTGGTCCTCTACGCGCTGCTGCCGATCGTGCGGAACACCATCGTCGGCCTCGGCGCGGTCGACCCGTCGGTGGTCGACGCGGCGCGAGGCATCGGGATGAGCCGATGGAGCGTGCTGACCAGGGTCGAGCTGCGGCTCGCCTGGCCCTCGGTGCTCACCGGGATGCGGGTCAGCACGCAGATGCTCATGGGCATCCTCGCCATCGCCGCCTACGCCAAGGGCCCCGGCCTGGGCAATCAGATCCTGACCGGCCTGGCCAGGGTCGGAAGCGCGAACGCGGTCAACTCGGCCATCGCGGGAACGCTCGGCATCATCGCGCTGGCCCTGCTGCTGGACGCGTTGTACATCGTGATCGGCCGACTGACCACGTCAAGGGGTGTCCGTGTCTGA
- a CDS encoding BCCT family transporter, with protein MFGISAVLALAFLAWGMLDTSGLGDFSGSALGWLMTNTGWVFVLAASGFVVFILWLAASRYGNIPLGRDDEKPEFRTVSWIAMMFSAGMGIGLMFFGVTEPLSHYAAPPPGTVAAETNEAVSTAMATSLFHWTLHPWAIYAVLGLAIAYGTFRRGRRQLISAAFAPLFGRRMAGGPIGRVIDILAIFATLFGSATSLGLGALQIGSGLQELGWAQNLSTTVLVMIIVVLTIAFIASAVSGVAKGIQWLSNINMVLAALLAVFLFVVGPTVLILNLVPTSIGAYFNDLAMMAARTDATGGDVVNEWLSGWTVFYWAWWISWAPFVGLFIARISRGRTIRQFVSGVILVPSAVSLVWFAVLGGSAIYEQQQGIDLANAGGQEAQLFGLLAAFPLSEVVSVLVMVLVAIFFVSGADAAAVVMGTMSERGSISPSRPVVIFWGVATGAVAAIMLLVGDGSGDALAGLQNLTILAAAPFVLVMVLLCMSLAKDLRSDPMVRRSEKADAVIEQAVIHGNQRFAGDFQLQVGAAKKTDTGKKGPTLPGSSADESPIGDSTNQDGST; from the coding sequence TCGTCGTGTTCATCCTGTGGTTGGCGGCAAGCAGGTACGGCAACATCCCACTCGGCCGCGACGACGAGAAGCCCGAGTTCCGGACCGTCTCGTGGATCGCGATGATGTTCAGTGCCGGTATGGGCATCGGTCTGATGTTCTTCGGTGTTACCGAGCCGCTTTCGCATTATGCGGCACCGCCGCCCGGCACCGTCGCCGCCGAGACCAACGAGGCGGTGTCGACCGCCATGGCCACCTCGCTGTTCCACTGGACGCTGCATCCGTGGGCCATCTACGCGGTGCTCGGCCTCGCGATCGCCTACGGCACCTTCCGCCGAGGACGCAGGCAGCTGATCAGCGCCGCCTTCGCGCCGTTGTTCGGCAGGCGGATGGCCGGCGGACCGATCGGCAGGGTCATCGACATCCTGGCCATCTTCGCCACCCTGTTCGGCTCGGCTACCTCGTTGGGCCTCGGAGCGCTCCAGATCGGTAGCGGCCTTCAGGAACTGGGCTGGGCGCAGAACCTGAGTACCACGGTCCTCGTGATGATCATCGTCGTCCTGACCATCGCCTTCATCGCCTCGGCCGTGTCCGGCGTCGCGAAGGGCATCCAGTGGCTCTCGAACATCAACATGGTCCTCGCGGCGCTGCTCGCGGTGTTCCTGTTCGTGGTCGGCCCGACGGTGTTGATCCTCAACCTGGTGCCCACCTCCATCGGCGCCTACTTCAACGACCTGGCGATGATGGCCGCCCGCACCGATGCCACCGGCGGCGACGTCGTCAACGAATGGCTCTCCGGGTGGACGGTCTTCTACTGGGCCTGGTGGATCTCGTGGGCGCCGTTCGTCGGCCTCTTCATCGCGCGCATCAGTCGAGGCCGCACCATCCGCCAGTTCGTCAGCGGCGTCATCCTGGTGCCCAGCGCCGTCAGCCTGGTGTGGTTCGCCGTCCTCGGAGGCAGCGCGATCTACGAGCAGCAACAGGGGATAGACCTGGCGAACGCGGGCGGACAGGAGGCGCAGCTCTTCGGACTGCTCGCCGCGTTCCCACTGTCCGAGGTGGTCAGCGTCCTGGTCATGGTGCTCGTCGCCATCTTCTTCGTCTCCGGCGCCGACGCGGCCGCCGTCGTCATGGGCACGATGTCCGAACGCGGGTCCATCTCGCCGAGTCGACCCGTCGTCATCTTCTGGGGCGTGGCCACCGGCGCGGTCGCGGCGATCATGCTGTTGGTGGGCGACGGCAGCGGCGACGCGCTGGCCGGACTCCAGAACCTGACCATCCTCGCCGCCGCGCCGTTCGTGCTGGTGATGGTGCTGCTGTGCATGTCGCTGGCCAAGGACCTGCGCAGCGACCCGATGGTTCGACGCAGTGAGAAGGCGGATGCGGTGATCGAGCAGGCCGTGATCCACGGCAATCAGCGCTTCGCGGGCGACTTCCAGCTTCAGGTCGGTGCCGCGAAGAAGACAGACACCGGTAAGAAGGGCCCCACGCTGCCCGGCTCGTCGGCGGACGAGTCGCCGATCGGTGACTCCACGAACCAGGACGGGTCGACGTGA